A portion of the Rhodopseudomonas sp. BAL398 genome contains these proteins:
- a CDS encoding B12-binding domain-containing protein, which translates to MQTESIVSTVIPHLFVRRPPVRAPRSASGVRAADLARLLIAPDLDEAFERIDQARTHAASPAALFTDLFEPTARKLGDLWSDDFCSEFEVSIGLCHLQTAIRRISFDHLSVPLPPAQPRSALLVSQPGEPHSFCATLNSEMLRQAGWNVACEFPATDRALQDLVANASYDALNLSLSPALRREHWAPRMAETIRLARRASRNPALAVVVSGRLFSERPEACEQVGADGSNISGQQVARCINRALLKRITRMPANFAWI; encoded by the coding sequence GTGCAAACAGAAAGCATCGTCTCGACGGTCATCCCGCATCTGTTTGTCCGCCGCCCGCCCGTCCGCGCGCCGCGGTCGGCGTCGGGGGTCCGCGCCGCGGATCTGGCACGCCTGCTGATCGCCCCGGACCTCGACGAGGCGTTCGAGCGCATCGATCAAGCGCGGACCCACGCCGCATCTCCCGCCGCGCTGTTCACCGATCTGTTCGAGCCGACCGCCCGCAAGCTCGGCGACCTCTGGAGCGACGATTTCTGCAGCGAGTTCGAGGTCTCGATCGGTCTGTGCCATTTGCAGACGGCGATTCGGCGCATCAGCTTCGACCATCTGTCGGTGCCGCTGCCGCCCGCGCAGCCGCGCAGCGCGCTGCTGGTCTCCCAGCCCGGCGAGCCGCATTCGTTCTGCGCCACGCTCAATTCGGAAATGCTGCGCCAGGCCGGCTGGAATGTGGCCTGCGAATTCCCGGCCACTGATCGCGCGCTGCAAGACCTCGTCGCCAACGCCTCCTATGATGCGCTCAATCTGTCGCTCAGTCCGGCGTTGCGTCGGGAACATTGGGCGCCGCGGATGGCGGAAACCATTCGCCTCGCCCGTCGCGCCTCCCGCAACCCGGCGCTCGCGGTCGTCGTCAGCGGTCGGCTGTTCAGCGAGAGACCCGAAGCCTGCGAACAGGTCGGCGCCGACGGCAGCAATATATCCGGTCAGCAGGTCGCACGCTGCATCAACCGCGCGCTGCTCAAGCGCATCACCCGGATGCCGGCGAATTTCGCCTGGATCTGA
- a CDS encoding HAMP domain-containing protein translates to MQFDLSNRSLAQKISILVLGITLVVSLAIGGVGQLVLQNVAANQAKHTSSVASLDRLIGQGGAMLSPVRAADGRIVGMLVMQQDAGAAVIPASFDGQGLVVKAAETVVAPEADYALGAAHVMLLLAGIAVFAVVALVGTRISRGLLAPLGELEKDIDRLAQGDTSVRIHATNRTDEIGRIARSVAKIQESLVELARLKTQRVVAGGTNLMNNLKELWGDLKGAVRNAKEMIASDGQTIGQNLAQMWRNWLHTGLGIPSRA, encoded by the coding sequence ATGCAGTTCGATCTCTCAAATCGCAGTCTAGCCCAGAAGATCTCGATTCTGGTGTTGGGAATAACCTTGGTCGTATCACTTGCGATCGGTGGCGTCGGCCAGCTGGTGCTGCAGAACGTCGCCGCCAACCAGGCCAAACATACCAGCAGCGTGGCCTCGCTGGATCGCCTGATTGGCCAGGGAGGCGCGATGCTGTCGCCAGTCCGGGCGGCTGACGGCCGGATTGTTGGTATGCTGGTGATGCAACAGGATGCCGGTGCGGCGGTCATTCCGGCATCGTTCGATGGTCAGGGCCTGGTGGTGAAGGCCGCCGAAACCGTGGTCGCTCCCGAGGCAGATTACGCGCTCGGCGCCGCCCATGTGATGTTGCTGTTGGCCGGGATCGCGGTGTTCGCGGTGGTGGCGTTGGTTGGAACCCGGATCAGCCGCGGCCTGCTGGCGCCGCTGGGCGAACTCGAAAAGGATATTGATCGGCTCGCGCAGGGCGATACCAGCGTGCGGATCCACGCCACGAACCGCACCGACGAGATCGGCCGGATCGCCCGCTCGGTCGCCAAGATCCAGGAGTCGCTGGTTGAACTGGCGCGCCTGAAGACCCAGAGGGTGGTCGCGGGCGGCACCAACCTGATGAATAATCTCAAGGAGCTGTGGGGCGACCTCAAAGGTGCGGTCCGCAATGCCAAGGAAATGATTGCCTCCGATGGTCAGACCATCGGCCAAAACCTAGCGCAGATGTGGCGAAACTGGCTGCATACCGGGTTGGGCATCCCCAGTAGAGCCTGA